GCTCTGATTCACGGTAGCAGTAAAGGGTCTTTTCTTTCCCTCTGCCCCCTGCCCCTCTGCTCCTCTGCTCCTCTGCTCCCTGCCTCTTCTCAACTATGCAGGTTAAAAGCGTATCAGCTTATCCACAATATCCTCTAACTCTGATACCATTTTCTGTAATTTCCTGCTTGCTAAAAAAATTAGTCGAATAGAATTAAGTACTTAGATAAGGAAGAGTGAAATGGGACTTAGCGACGGACTTTTGAACCCGACCAAAAAGGCTATGGTCATAGATGATTGTTGCAACATGATTGAAGGACAGCTTGCATCCAAGTCAGGCATGAGCGGCATCGCTTTGAAAACTGCCTTTGCTGCTTTGAAGGGGGTTAAGCCAGGGTATATTCCCTATGTCGTTGAGCAGATATTACCGCAATGCTTTACAGCTCTTGATCCCATCTGGAGTCAAGGCGTAGAGAAAGGCGACCCAGTTGAATATCTGAGTGCGAATCGCTCTAATACAGCAGATGCACTACTAGGTGTTACCGATGCGAGAGTCAAGAACTCAAACCGCCAAATCGTGCGAGGAACCTATGAAAAACTTCGTGGTTCAGCCAAAAAGCACGTGGAAGAAGCAGTGCCAGATTTAGCCAAAGTAATCAATAATTACACTAAGGTCTGAGCCAAACGATTAGAGACGCGATTAATCGCGTCTTCTAGAAAGGTGGGAAGCGCAGATAGAAAGTAGCTTTTCACCAGATATAGCCTCAAAACTTCACCAACTCCAAATCGCGTTTTGCCCGTTGGATGGCTCCTTCTTTTAACTGTTCTCTAAGATTGATTCAGGCTTTTTGAGTAGTATAATATTGCACAGCTTTGTTAATAAATCGACTGCGATCGCTTGGGATAGTTGTTCATGGCTAAAGCGATCGCTTGAGATAATTCTAGAAGGTGCGTCGTTAATATAATCCTTCTGGTGGGGAAATATCAGATCCGACAGCTACACCAGTGTTAGTAGATTTAATCCCTGGTTTAACAGTAGGGGATTGTTGTTTTAACGATTGTAAAACAGAAGAAGAGTTATCTTGCTCAGTTGATATATTGGTAGTTGCTTGTTGCTGGGACATCAAGGCTAATCCTCCCATTGCACCAGCAAGAAGAGCTGTATAACCTACATATAAATGCGTCGGACGAATTTCCAATCCCATTCCTTTTTTAGATTGGTACGAAAGGGTCTGAGTTACTGGTATAGCTGCTTGTACTGGCAAAGAAGCAGCTAAGGCAACACCATTAAGTCCTAAAGCATCTCCATAACGTCGTATAAATCCACGTAAAAAAATGTCATCTGGTAATTCTTTCGAGTTGCCGTTTTCTAATGCCTCTATCAAGCCGGTTCGGATATGAGTGGAAAGCTGGATGTGGTCAAAAGAAAGCCCTTTGGACTGACGGGTTTTTTGGAGTTGTTGCCCGATTTGACGTAGGCACACCATGCGTTGTTGATCTGCTTGCAAGGCAAGTTCTGCTTGAGAAATTCTCTGATGATTCAGAAATTGTAGTGGTTTTTTCCACAGCGAATTTTCTGCTGCATTTTTAGAGGATTGCTCTGTTTGGGTGCAATGCTCCTGCTGTATCTCTGATGAAGAATTGACTGTTTCTGTAGCTTGCTTCGTATCTGTAGCTGTTTCAACTTTTTGATCTTGTTGGGCAAATTGTCGAAATGCCAAACCGATCGCTTCTCTACCTACGGCTTTTAATAAATCTTGAGCCTGATCTGTTTCTTCACCTATTAACTTCTGCACAATCGCTAAAGCACGTCGATAAACTCGGCTACGATGCAGTTGTACTTCTATGTCTCCTAAAAGCGATCGCAACTCATCTTGAGAAATTTCAATATTCGGATTGCCCAGAATTTGCAAATAGTATACAGGAGTAGTAACCATTGTGAAAGCCTTTTATATTAACTCAATCAAAGAAAATTACAATCATATCTTCACTATTTTTCCTCACTTCACCTTCATTTTCCGGATGCTATTTGTATAATTTAATTTTTTTAATTCATCATTAACACTGGAACAAACAAATAATAAACGCAGTCACGATCATAAAAATGATACTCGTATCTCTGTAAGAAAAAACCTTGAGTGCGTACCATTTGCAAATATTCGCCGAGTGGAAATACCATCTACGCTGCTCTGGAGTTGAGCTAGAAACATGATTGACTCGTCGCAGCACATAGCTTTCGTGAAATCGCTGAGGAGTTGCATTCGTGGTGACAGTAGTACANGTAACCGAAATATCAATGTAGACTGAGCCTGCTCCTGGATCTAGTCTAATTTGCGATCGCAGTAACTAAGTAGTGTAACAATCATGTAGCGCCTTAAGACCGTATGGTATGCTCCTTTGTAAATAATTACTATTAGCATTAGCCATGAACCCTGAAGCAGTTAAGCGCAGCTTTCTCACACCTCTAACTTTTATTCAACGTAATGCTAAAGTCTATAGTCAGAAAAGGCACTCATAATATAGTTAACAACAGTTTCAGTATCAATCACTGATACACTAAAAAAACACCATGACAGTATAATAGGTAGTTATTCCACGTTTTTTATCTACATAGGGTTTCAGTCGAGTCAGGTGCAACAAGATGTCTGAAAAACCTTAAACAAAATTTCAAGATACCATGAGCAAAAAATCAATTTACTACAAATACCGAATCATTCTCCCATTAGGTGCAATTCTTCTAGCTAGCTTCGGATTTTACCCGAAGATACATGCTCAGGACATTTCTTCTCCAGACACTACTGATTCTGTTGCAATCAGTGTCAAAAATCAAGACTTTCCCCAGTGGGGATATTACACGGTGCGGAGGGATTTTCGCAGATGTGCTTCTCCGAGATGCGGGGGATTTTTCATCAAGCAGAACAATCTAAAAGCTACTCCCTGTGTTGATGGTGTCTTTCGCAATGAATGCTATGTGTCTTCAATTGATTGGAGTTCCCTGAAATTACCACTTGACAAACTGACAAAAATTCAAAATCAGGATGCTAGCCGTTTGATTCTCAGAGGTACTATAGTTCCAGTGGAATTTGGTGAAATTGGTAAGTTTGGAGAATTGAGAGTTAAAGAAGCTTTCATAGCTCCTACAGATGCTCCAGCAAAAGGTACTTTTGTTGCGCTTAAAAACAATGGCATTGTCTGTTTCACCACCCCTTGCTTCTCCACGGATCGGTTTATTTTGAATCAGCCTCAGAGTTCTCAAGTTTCGTCAATCGATTTGAGCCAAACGCTTGCAACACCAGAACAAATTGAAGCTGCAAACAAAGAAATTTTCGCTCTAGGTTTGATTGCTGTGGGTACAACTAAGGTAGTAGACGACTTAAACCCGACCAAGAGAGATGTTAAGTTTGTGGCTACGCAATTTTATCTGAGAGTGGAACCGAACTAATAGTAGTCTCACGCTGGTACCGCCGTTGGTAGATGTTTTTTCAGCTTACCTGTAAACAACACCAATTAGACAGCCAGGGTCTGCAAAAGCGATTTTATAAAGAATTTTTAAGAAATTAACATTTTTCAGAAAACGAAAGACCTAATGCTGAAGTAATCCCCAAAAGTTCAGAATCATAGATTTTGTAGTTTACACATACCCTAGTGTCTGAAAACCTTACATGGTAAAGTCTCTGATGTACTTCATCCATGTCGAAACCTAATTATTAGTTTTTCAATTTTTTGGAGGAGAGGAAAATGAAGAAGTTCACCTGTTTGATGATTGTCGGGACTGTATTGTCGATTAGTGCGTTAGCTTTTGCTGAAAGTCGTGCGGTTAATATCAGTATTGGCAGTATTGGTGGTCCTTTAGATAATGCCGCTTTGCGAACAGTTCGCCAGGTTATCGGGTTTGCAGTCGGCACTAGCACCGTCGATAAATTCATTGTATATAGTCCCAGAACCGGATCTATTCCCATCGAAGGAGGTTTATCTGCTTGTGCTGAAGCTGGCTTCGGCATAAGCAATACAACATTTAATGCTTTTATCCAGCAGTTGCGTTCAATTAATCCCAAACCAGGGACTTTCTACAATCTGGAACTTACCGCAAGCTGCAAACTGAAATAAGACGTTTGTACTCAAGCACGGTAGATGGGCTTTGTACCTCAGCCCATCCATCAAGTTAGGCTCTACGCGATAAACGCAAAACTCCATATTTTAAATTGGAGATGTAACATCAATGTTGATTTTAAGCAGCGTCAAAAAGCGACTAGATTAGTTGTATCAGCCTTTAAACTCAATAGTGCAGATACTTCCAGCATGAAACAAAAAAGAATGTAAAATTGCAGCGCATTTTTGGGAGTAAGCTGTTACGTATACAACTTACATTATCAGGGCGGGCAAGATGCCCACCCCACAATCATATTTGAAAAATATTAGTGCAAACTAAAGGCGCAATAGCTTAGAGAAAAAATATGTCTAATGTGAGCATTGCAAAAGGTAGCTGCCTGTGCGGAGTAGTAAACGTTTCTACAACCCGTATGAGTAATCAGGTAGGAGCATGTCATTGTAGTATGTGTCGCAACTGGGGTGGAGGACCTTTGTTAGTAGTTGAGTGTGAGAGTGATGTTAGCTTCTCTGGTGAAGAATATATCGAAGTTTATCAATCTTCAGAATGGGCAGAGCGTGGATTCTGTAAGAAGTGTGGTAGCCATCTATTTTACAAATTGAAACAAAGTAACCAGTATTTCATACCCGTTGGACTATTCGATAGCTGTGAAGGTCTTGTTTTCGATCATCAGATATTCATTGATGAAAAGCCCAAATATTACTGTTTTGCCAATGAAACCAAGAACCTAACAGGGGCAGAGGTATTTGCACAGTTTGCACCTCCATCAGAGCGGTAAAGATTGGCTGATTTACTATCAACTAGCAATCAATCGCATTGTGCCAGTTGCGTAAGTCCTGAAAAAGATTGTGTAAAAGCTAAAAAACTGTCGCTGGGAGTAGATTGATATATTGGAACCTTTATGAAAGTCAGGTTAAAATCGCTAGCAAAGTGTAAATCTGAAGTGAAACTATGAAAACTGCTGAAAAACTAGCTGCTGGTTGGCTACTGACACTCGGATTCATGTTTGTAACTCTATCAGCAACAGCGGCCTTAGAAAAATTTGCTACACGTAAAGCCATCATAATACCCACGGGTGAGTATGAGTTTAATGCACCGAATGCTACTTATGAAGATAATAATGCTGCTGCTGGTGGTCTAATTTTTGGTGTCCCTACCCTAACACTGGGCACGTGGTTAGCATTGGGATTGTACCGTCAAAGTCGGCAGGAGAAAAAGGCGATTAATCAACAAGTTAGCGATCGCCTGCAATCGATTTTTTATGAGATGCTACAAGAAAATCACGGGCGTGTAACTGTTTTAGGCTTTGCCATCCAGTCACAACTACCAGCAGCCCACGCCAGACAATATTTAGATGAAAAAGCTAAAGAATTCAATGCAAACTTTAAGGTGAACGAAGAAGGGGCTGTATCATATCATTTTGATGTTTAATTGTCATTAGTCATTTGTCGTTTGTCCTTCGTCCTTTGTCATTTATTATTCACTAATGACCAATGACTAATGACTACTTTACCAACTTACGGCTAGTTCTAATGACGCAGATTTTTTTGAGCGTAGCTGCCATTTTAGGCGGTTTGTCGGTCGCTGCTGGTGCTTTTGCTTCCCATACGTTACGGGAAAAAATTAGTGAGCGATGCCTGCGGCGGGCTACGCCTACGCTAGAAATTTTTGAAACTGGCGCTCGTTACCAAATGTATCATGCTCTAGCACTTTTCTTAGTAGCAATCCTAATGAGCCGCACT
This portion of the Nostoc sp. GT001 genome encodes:
- a CDS encoding helix-turn-helix domain-containing protein, which produces MVTTPVYYLQILGNPNIEISQDELRSLLGDIEVQLHRSRVYRRALAIVQKLIGEETDQAQDLLKAVGREAIGLAFRQFAQQDQKVETATDTKQATETVNSSSEIQQEHCTQTEQSSKNAAENSLWKKPLQFLNHQRISQAELALQADQQRMVCLRQIGQQLQKTRQSKGLSFDHIQLSTHIRTGLIEALENGNSKELPDDIFLRGFIRRYGDALGLNGVALAASLPVQAAIPVTQTLSYQSKKGMGLEIRPTHLYVGYTALLAGAMGGLALMSQQQATTNISTEQDNSSSVLQSLKQQSPTVKPGIKSTNTGVAVGSDISPPEGLY
- a CDS encoding DUF6748 domain-containing protein, which produces MSKKSIYYKYRIILPLGAILLASFGFYPKIHAQDISSPDTTDSVAISVKNQDFPQWGYYTVRRDFRRCASPRCGGFFIKQNNLKATPCVDGVFRNECYVSSIDWSSLKLPLDKLTKIQNQDASRLILRGTIVPVEFGEIGKFGELRVKEAFIAPTDAPAKGTFVALKNNGIVCFTTPCFSTDRFILNQPQSSQVSSIDLSQTLATPEQIEAANKEIFALGLIAVGTTKVVDDLNPTKRDVKFVATQFYLRVEPN
- a CDS encoding GFA family protein, translated to MSNQVGACHCSMCRNWGGGPLLVVECESDVSFSGEEYIEVYQSSEWAERGFCKKCGSHLFYKLKQSNQYFIPVGLFDSCEGLVFDHQIFIDEKPKYYCFANETKNLTGAEVFAQFAPPSER
- a CDS encoding DUF423 domain-containing protein, encoding MTQIFLSVAAILGGLSVAAGAFASHTLREKISERCLRRATPTLEIFETGARYQMYHALALFLVAILMSRTESPQPSLVASGWLFIIGIAIFSGSLYALSLTGIKSLGAMSTTGYAYAPLGGTAFLAAWGTLAFAAWNLKL